One genomic segment of Fischerella sp. PCC 9605 includes these proteins:
- a CDS encoding NAD(P) transhydrogenase subunit alpha, whose protein sequence is MTEALIAALFVFVLASFTGFEVINKVPPTLHTPLMSGSNAISGIAVLGAIVASGAKEWNVSVILGLIAVVLATINVVGGFLVTDRMLQMFKKKAS, encoded by the coding sequence ATGACAGAAGCATTAATTGCGGCTTTGTTCGTATTTGTTTTGGCATCGTTTACCGGATTTGAAGTCATCAACAAAGTACCGCCAACTTTACATACGCCCTTGATGTCAGGCTCAAACGCGATTTCTGGCATTGCTGTATTAGGGGCGATTGTAGCTTCCGGTGCGAAAGAGTGGAATGTGTCAGTCATTCTCGGTTTGATAGCCGTGGTACTGGCAACCATCAACGTGGTGGGTGGTTTCCTAGTCACAGACCGGATGTTGCAAATGTTTAAGAAAAAAGCAAGTTAG
- a CDS encoding NAD(P)(+) transhydrogenase (Re/Si-specific) subunit beta codes for MTDFLPTGIQLTYLVAASLFILGLKQLGSPATARQGNVVAAVGMLLAIAATLLDQHVLNYEMILLGLAIGSVLGAIAAYKVQMTDMPQMVGLLNGLGGAASALVAVAEFWRLLQHAETVPLDANISMLLDVLIGGVTFTGSMIAFAKLQGIMSGSPITFPLQQPINALLLGSYVVGSAFLLMEPHNLTAFLGIVAVSLVLGVMFVIPIGGGDMPVVISLLNSFSGLAAAAAGFVVMNNMLIIAGALVGASGIILTEIMCKAMNRSLISVLFGAFGSGGSAVAGGSSGITDTTVRSIDPEEGAMMLGYARSVVIVPGYGMAVAQAQHSVRELADQLERMGVEVKYAIHPVAGRMPGHMNVLLAEANVPYEQLYDMEDINPQFEQTDVALVIGANDVVNPAARSDANSPIYGMPILEVDRAKQTIVIKRGMSTGFAGVDNELFYKDKTTMLFGSAKDMVAKLVSEVKQL; via the coding sequence ATGACTGACTTTCTTCCAACTGGAATTCAGCTGACGTATTTAGTCGCTGCATCTTTATTTATTCTGGGTTTGAAACAGCTGGGTTCCCCTGCTACAGCACGGCAAGGTAATGTTGTAGCCGCTGTGGGCATGCTGTTGGCGATCGCAGCAACACTGCTGGATCAGCATGTGTTGAACTACGAAATGATTTTGTTGGGGTTGGCAATTGGATCGGTACTAGGTGCGATCGCCGCCTATAAAGTTCAAATGACGGATATGCCCCAAATGGTGGGTTTACTCAACGGACTGGGTGGTGCTGCTTCTGCACTTGTTGCCGTCGCTGAATTTTGGCGGTTGCTGCAACATGCTGAGACTGTACCCTTAGATGCCAACATTTCCATGTTGTTGGATGTGTTAATCGGTGGTGTCACCTTCACGGGTAGTATGATTGCCTTTGCCAAACTGCAAGGCATTATGAGCGGTTCCCCGATTACATTTCCCTTACAGCAACCAATCAACGCCTTGCTGTTGGGTTCCTATGTGGTCGGCAGTGCCTTTTTACTCATGGAACCCCATAACCTGACCGCATTTTTAGGGATAGTTGCAGTTTCTTTAGTCTTGGGTGTAATGTTCGTCATCCCTATTGGTGGTGGCGATATGCCAGTGGTCATTTCACTGTTGAACTCATTCTCTGGTTTAGCCGCAGCCGCCGCTGGTTTTGTGGTGATGAACAATATGCTAATCATTGCTGGTGCATTGGTGGGAGCATCGGGTATTATTCTGACCGAGATCATGTGTAAAGCGATGAATCGCTCTTTGATCAGCGTTCTATTCGGTGCTTTTGGCAGTGGTGGAAGTGCAGTTGCGGGTGGAAGCAGTGGTATAACTGATACAACCGTCCGCAGCATCGACCCAGAAGAAGGCGCAATGATGTTGGGTTATGCCCGTTCTGTGGTGATTGTTCCTGGGTACGGGATGGCGGTAGCGCAAGCACAGCACAGCGTACGCGAGTTGGCAGATCAGCTCGAACGGATGGGCGTTGAAGTGAAATATGCTATTCACCCTGTCGCTGGAAGAATGCCGGGACATATGAATGTGTTGCTAGCAGAGGCGAATGTGCCCTATGAGCAACTGTATGATATGGAAGATATCAACCCCCAGTTTGAGCAGACGGATGTAGCGCTGGTAATTGGGGCAAATGATGTGGTGAACCCAGCCGCGCGGAGTGATGCCAACAGTCCAATTTACGGGATGCCGATTTTGGAGGTAGATAGGGCGAAGCAGACGATTGTGATTAAGCGCGGTATGAGTACAGGTTTTGCTGGTGTAGATAATGAGTTGTTCTACAAAGATAAAACCACGATGCTTTTTGGTAGTGCGAAAGATATGGTGGCGAAATTGGTTTCTGAGGTGAAGCAGTTGTAG